From Pan troglodytes isolate AG18354 chromosome 9, NHGRI_mPanTro3-v2.0_pri, whole genome shotgun sequence, the proteins below share one genomic window:
- the OR52B4 gene encoding olfactory receptor 52B4 gives MPTVSHSGTSHTVFRLLGIPGLQDQHMWISIPFFISYVTALLGNSLLIFIILTKRSLHEPMYLFLCMLAGADIVLCTCTIPQALAIFWFHAGDISLDRCITQLFFIHSTFISESGILLVMAFDRYIAICYPLRYTTILTNALIKKICVTVSLRSYGTIFPIIFLLKRLTFCQNNIIPHTFCEHIGLAKYACNDIRINIWYGFSILMSTVVLDVVLIFVSYMLILHAVFHMPSPDARHKALNTCGSHVCIIILFYGSGIFAILTQRFGRHIPPCIHIPLANVCILAPPMLNPIIYGIKTKQIQEQVVHFLFIKQK, from the coding sequence ATGCCTACTGTAAGCCACAGTGGCACTAGCCACACAGTCTTCCGCTTGCTGGGCATCCCTGGCCTACAGGACCAGCACATGTGGATTTCTATCCCATTCTTCATTTCCTATGTCACCGCCCTTCTTGGGAACAGCCTGCTCATCTTCATTATCCTCACAAAGCGCAGCCTCCATGAACCCATGTACCTCTTCCTCTGCATGCTGGCTGGAGCAGACATTGTCCTCTGCACGTGCACCATTCCTCAGGCCTTAGCTATCTTCTGGTTCCATGCTGGGGACATCTCCCTGGATCGTTGCATCACTCAGCTCTTCTTCATCCATTCCACCTTCATCTCTGAGTCCGGGATCTTGCTGGTGATGGCCTTTGACCGCTATATTGCCATATGCTACCCACTGAGGTACACCACCATTCTTACAAATGCTCTGATCAAGAAAATTTGTGTGACTGTCTCTCTGAGAAGTTATGGTACAATTTTCCCtatcatatttcttttaaaaagattgacTTTCTGCCAGAATAATATTATTCCACACACCTTTTGTGAACACATTGGCCTAGCCAAATATGCATGTAATGACATTCGAATAAACATTTGGTATGGGTTTTCCATTCTAATGTCGACGGTGGTCTTAGATGTTGTACTAATTTTTGTTTCCTATATGCTGATTctccatgctgtcttccacatGCCTTCTCCAGATGCTCGCCACAAAGCTCTCAACACATGTGGCTCCCATGTCTGCATCATCATCCTCTTTTATGGGTCTGGCATCTTCGCAATCCTTACCCAGAGGTTTGGACGCCACATTCCACCTTGTATCCACATCCCATTGGCTAATGTCTGCATTCTGGCTCCACCTATGCTGAATCCCATTATTTATGGGATCAAAACCAAGCAAATCCAGGAACAGGTGgttcattttttgtttataaaacagaaataa